CGACTACTCGGACAACACCCGCGCGCTCGGCGCCGGAGAGAGGGAAGGAGCGCGGAGTCATGCTGGCTGAGAGCTACCCGTACTACCTGGCCAACGAGCCCCGGCGGCCCAACACGGACCTGCCCGTCACCGACAAGTACACCGGAGAGGTCGTCACGCGCGTGGCGCTCGCGGACGCCGCCGCGGTGGAGGAGGCCATCGCCGCCGCGGTGCGCGCCACGGGCCCCATGCGCCGGATGCCGCCGCACGCGCGGCGGGCCGTCCTGGAGCACTGCGTGAGGCGCTTCCGCGAGCGCGCGGAGGAGCTGGCGCTGGCGCTGTGCATCGAGGCGGGCAAGCCGCTGCGCGACGCCCGCGCGGAGGTGGTGCGCCTCATCGAGACCTTCCAGGCCGCGGCGGACGAGGCGGTGCGAGGAGGGGGAGAGGTCCTCACGCTGGAGGTGTCCGCCCGCGCGGAGGGCTACCGGGGCTTCACCCAGCGCGTCCCGGTGGGGCCCGTCTCGCTCATCACCCCGTTCAACTTCCCGCTCAACCTGGTGGCGCACAAGGTGGCGCCGGCCATCGCCGCGGGCTGCCCGTTCGTGCTCAAGCCGTCCGACCGCACGCCGGTGAGCGCCATGCTGCTGGCGGAGGTGCTCGCGCAGACGGCCCTCCCGAAGGGCGCGTTCTCCGTCCTGCCCACGCGGCTGGAGGACGTGGGGCCCTTCATCGAGGATGAGCGCTTCAAGCTGCTGTCCTTCACCGGCTCGGAGAAGGTGGGCTGGGCACTCAAGGCGCGCGCGGGACGCAAGAAGGTGGTGCTGGAGCTGGGCGGCAACGCGGCGTGCGTGGTGGACCGCGAGCCCGGTGAGTCCCTGGACGTCATCGCGGACCGGGTGGCTCAGGGCGCCTTCTTCCAGTCCGGCCAGAGCTGCATCTCCGTGCAGCGCGTGCTCATCCACGCCTCGCACTACGAGGCGCTGCGCGAGAAGCTCGTCGCCCGGGCCAGGGCCTTGCGCGCGGGGAATCCCCGCGACGAGGCCACCACGCTCGGGCCGATGATCGACGAGCCGGCCGCGAAGCGGTTGCAGGGGTGGATCGACAGCGCGGTGGCGCGGGGCGCGCGCGTGCTCGTGGGAGGGCGCCGCGAGGGCGCGCTGCTGGAGGCGACGGTGGTGGAGGGCGTGCCACCCGACGAGCCGCTCAGCGCGGAGGAGGCATTCGGCCCGGTCGTCGTGCTCCAGCCCTTCGAGACCTTCGACGAGGCGCTGCGCATGGTGAACGACGGGCGCTACGGCCTCCAGGCGGGCCTCTTCACCCGTGACCTGGCGCGGGCGATGCAGGCCTGGGACGAGCTGGAGGTGGGGGGCGTCGTCGTCGGGGACGTGCCGAGCTTCCGCGTCGACACCATGCCCTACGGCGGTGTGAAGGGTTCGGGGCTGGGCCGCGAGGGCGTCAAGTACGCCATCGAGGACATGACCGAGCCGAGGCTGCTCGTCCTGCGCCGCGCGTCGTCACCGGACGCGTGAGCCTCACTCGGGGGCGGTGGTGCTCGCGCCGAGCCGCGAGTCCACCGCCTTCCCCGAGCCCACGTCTCGAGCCTGGCGAGCGTCCAGCGAGTGCCCCGCCGTGACGCTCCGAACCCGGGCTGCCGCACGAGGGCCCACGAGGCCCGTGCCCCTCGGAAGTCCTGGACCCTCGTCGCCATTATTGCTAATAGGTTTGAACTCAAACTTTAGCTGCTTGGTGGGGTGTCGACGAGAAGGAGCGGTGCCTGGAGCGTCCTCGCTCGCGCGTCCCACCAGGGGGAGAGCCCGAGAGATGGTTGCTTCGATTTCCCCGGCCGCGTGGGTGTCGGTCCTGATGGCGCAGACGCCGGGGGAGGGGGTGTCGCCGCCTCCGGCTCCGCCGTGGTGGACCTCGTGGGGGTTGGACCTCTGGCAGTGGGTGGGGTTGGCCGGGGTGGTGGTGGGCGCGTGGTTGGTGGGGCGGGGGCTGGAGTGGTTCGTGCTTCGGCTGGTGGTCCGCGCGACGGCGCTGACGAAGTCGGGGTGGGACGACCAGCTGGCGCAGTCCGCGCGGGGGCCCTCGCGCTACCTGCTGTTCGCGGTGCTGGTGGCGGCGGGGACGCTTGTGCTGAAGCTGCCCGCCGTGGCGAAGCACGGGGTGGATGTCGCGG
This sequence is a window from Myxococcus stipitatus. Protein-coding genes within it:
- a CDS encoding aldehyde dehydrogenase family protein translates to MLAESYPYYLANEPRRPNTDLPVTDKYTGEVVTRVALADAAAVEEAIAAAVRATGPMRRMPPHARRAVLEHCVRRFRERAEELALALCIEAGKPLRDARAEVVRLIETFQAAADEAVRGGGEVLTLEVSARAEGYRGFTQRVPVGPVSLITPFNFPLNLVAHKVAPAIAAGCPFVLKPSDRTPVSAMLLAEVLAQTALPKGAFSVLPTRLEDVGPFIEDERFKLLSFTGSEKVGWALKARAGRKKVVLELGGNAACVVDREPGESLDVIADRVAQGAFFQSGQSCISVQRVLIHASHYEALREKLVARARALRAGNPRDEATTLGPMIDEPAAKRLQGWIDSAVARGARVLVGGRREGALLEATVVEGVPPDEPLSAEEAFGPVVVLQPFETFDEALRMVNDGRYGLQAGLFTRDLARAMQAWDELEVGGVVVGDVPSFRVDTMPYGGVKGSGLGREGVKYAIEDMTEPRLLVLRRASSPDA